In a single window of the Mauremys reevesii isolate NIE-2019 linkage group 3, ASM1616193v1, whole genome shotgun sequence genome:
- the GPR6 gene encoding G-protein coupled receptor 6 encodes MNESGSLDGTGVPLARVQASDGNSSLELSSQLPVFAINPWDVVLCISGTIIACENAIVVAIIFYTPTLRTPMFVLIGSLATADLLAGVGLILNFVVQYVIQSETISLITVGFLVASFAASVSSLLAITVDRYLSLYNALTYYSEKTVLCIHMMLIVTWGVSLCLGLLPVLGWNCLDDYSSCSIVRPLTKSNVTLLSASFFLVFIIMLHLYIKICKIVCRHAHQIALQQHFLTASHYVATKKGVSTLAIIIGTFGASWLPFAIYCVVGDLDYPSVYTYATLLPATYNSMINPIIYAYRNQEIQRAMWVLFCGCFQSKVSFRSRSPSDV; translated from the coding sequence ATGAATGAAAGCGGCTCGCTCGATGGAACCGGGGTCCCTTTAGCCCGCGTTCAGGCCAGCGATGGCAACTCTTCCCTGGAGCTCTCCTCGCAGCTCCCCGTCTTTGCCATCAACCCCTGGGACGTCGTGCTCTGCATCTCCGGGACTATCATCGCCTGTGAAAATGCCATCGTGGTGGCCATTATATTCTACACTCCCACCCTGAGAACCCCTATGTTTGTGCTCATTGGGAGCCTGGCCACAGCGGACCTACTGGCTGGAGTTGGCTTAATCCTGAATTTTGTTGTTCAATATGTGATCCAGTCAGAGACCATTAGCCTTATTACCGTTGGATTCCTAGTTGCCTCCTTCGCTGCTTCTGTGAGTAGCTTGTTAGCCATCACAGTCGATCGTTACCTTTCCCTGTACAATGCACTGACTTATTACTCAGAGAAGACTGTCCTCTGCATTCATATGATGCTGATCGTTACCTGGGGGGTGTCCCTCTGTTTGGGACTACTACCTGTTCTAGGCTGGAATTGTCTAGATGACTATTCATCATGCAGCATTGTCAGACCCTTGACCAAAAGTAATGTGACTTTACTGTCTGCctctttctttttggtttttatCATCATGCTTCATCTGTACATTAAAATCTGCAAAATAGTTTGCAGGCATGCACATCAGATAGCTCTCCAGCAACATTTTTTGACTGCATCTCACTATGTTGCTACTAAAAAAGGAGTCTCTACACTTGCTATAATTATTGGGACCTTTGGAGCAAGCTGGTTACCGTTTGCAATCTATTGTGTAGTTGGAGATCTTGACTACCCTTCCGTGTACACTTATGCCACACTTCTACCTGCTACTTACAACTCTATGATCAATCCTATCATTTATGCCTACAGAAACCAAGAAATTCAGAGGGCCATGTGGGTTCTTTTTTGTGGCTGCTTTCAGTCTAAAGTGTCCTTTCGTTCAAGATCACCCAGTGATGTCTAA